The sequence CGATCCGATGAGTGCGATGGAGAGCACACACAGGTTGAACACCCGGCGTTGCATCCGGGGCTGAAGCCAGGCTCCGCATCGCACACCAGCCCAGAGCATTGGGATCACCATGAGGGTGGCGAAAACCACAGATTCGGTGAGAACGCCTGCGTTCCAGTAGGCGGCGACGCGAAGAGGATTCACGAGAAAAAAGATCGCCCAGATGGTTCCCACGATCATTCTTGGGGCGATGTTCTGGCCGATCATGATGGGCACCAGGAGGGTGGCGCCCGCATTTGCGATGGTGGAGTTCATTCCGCTGACCGTGCCGATGCCGATGCCGGCCCAGACCGGTATCGGCGGTATTTTAACGGGCCGTCCCCGAAATTCGACGAATATTTGATAGGCGGCGATGAGCCCGCAAAGGCCGCCGATGAACATGCGCAACTCTTGCTCGGGGACCCATGTCAGAACCCATCCACCGAAAATGACACCCACCGCCATACCAGGCAAGAAAATGTAGGTGGTCCTCCGGTCCCAGTTTCGCCACATCTGGCGAGAGATCCCCAGATCCACCCATGTCGTGCACAGTGCCAGGTAGACCAGCGCGAACTTGGCGGAGAAGACGAGCGCGAGCGTTGGCATCAGGGTTATGCCCACGCCCGCGCCGAAGGTGCGCTTGAGGAACCCGTTTCCGAATGCACCGATAAAGAGCAGCATCCACTGAAGAGGGGTGAAGTCGAACACGAGCTACTCCCAGAGCAGGCGAATGGCCGCCGCTGCCGCCAAAGCTAGAATAGTCGTGTTGAAAAAGCGCTGGGACATTTTGTCTAGCAATTTTCTCCCGATCCAGCCGCCCGAGAAGGCTAAGGGGATGGAGGCGGCCCCGGCGATAAGCAGTGTGTTGTTCAGAAGCCCGGCAGCATAGTAGGCACTGACTTTCACAGGATTGACGAATAGCCATGTGATGAGAATCGTCGCAACGAGGTTGACCTTTTTTACCCCCTGGCTGAGCAGGTACAGCGTCAGTACCGTGCCACCGGTGTGGGTGAGCGCACTGACTACTCCTCCGATAAGGCCAATGATGGCTCCCGCGCTTTTTCCGATTCTCGGGGTGGGCAACCCGCCTTTGAACTCGGACCATCCTTGCGAAAAGATGAATACCACGCAAATGAACCCGATGAATTTTCTTATCCAGAAATCGGGCAAGCTCGCCAGAATTGCCGTGCCCGATATAATCCCGACGTAGAAGCCGGGGATGACGAGTTTGGCCAGGCGCCACTCCCACTGTTTCCAGAAAAGATGGATGAGAGCATAGTCTGAGACGAGCATGTGGATCGAGATGATGCCTATGACAAAACGTGTGGGCCAGAAGATAAGCATGAACGGTACCAATACAAGGCCGATCCCCATGCTGAAGGTCGATTTGAAGAATCCTGTTCCGAAGGCGCCCAGGATGATGGCGAGTATTTCATATTGAGT is a genomic window of Nitrospinaceae bacterium containing:
- a CDS encoding sulfite exporter TauE/SafE family protein — translated: MELTQYEILAIILGAFGTGFFKSTFSMGIGLVLVPFMLIFWPTRFVIGIISIHMLVSDYALIHLFWKQWEWRLAKLVIPGFYVGIISGTAILASLPDFWIRKFIGFICVVFIFSQGWSEFKGGLPTPRIGKSAGAIIGLIGGVVSALTHTGGTVLTLYLLSQGVKKVNLVATILITWLFVNPVKVSAYYAAGLLNNTLLIAGAASIPLAFSGGWIGRKLLDKMSQRFFNTTILALAAAAAIRLLWE
- a CDS encoding sulfite exporter TauE/SafE family protein produces the protein MFDFTPLQWMLLFIGAFGNGFLKRTFGAGVGITLMPTLALVFSAKFALVYLALCTTWVDLGISRQMWRNWDRRTTYIFLPGMAVGVIFGGWVLTWVPEQELRMFIGGLCGLIAAYQIFVEFRGRPVKIPPIPVWAGIGIGTVSGMNSTIANAGATLLVPIMIGQNIAPRMIVGTIWAIFFLVNPLRVAAYWNAGVLTESVVFATLMVIPMLWAGVRCGAWLQPRMQRRVFNLCVLSIALIGSLRILIYN